A portion of the Paucilactobacillus hokkaidonensis JCM 18461 genome contains these proteins:
- the rplT gene encoding 50S ribosomal protein L20, protein MRVKGGTVTRARRKRVLKLAKGYRGSKHRLFKTAKNQVMKSYVYAFRDRKTNKRNYRQLWITRINAAARLNNISYSKLMHGLKLADININRKMLAELAVSDAAGFTALVDEAKKASK, encoded by the coding sequence ATGCGAGTTAAAGGTGGAACAGTTACACGCGCACGGCGCAAAAGAGTTTTAAAATTAGCAAAGGGTTATCGTGGTTCAAAGCATCGTTTATTCAAGACAGCTAAAAACCAGGTAATGAAGTCATATGTCTATGCCTTCAGAGATCGCAAGACAAACAAACGGAACTATCGTCAACTTTGGATTACTCGAATTAATGCAGCTGCACGCTTAAACAATATCAGTTACAGCAAGTTGATGCATGGTTTGAAGTTAGCTGACATTAATATTAACCGTAAAATGTTGGCTGAATTGGCTGTTAGCGATGCTGCTGGATTTACAGCACTTGTTGATGAAGCTAAAAAAGCAAGCAAATAG
- a CDS encoding YqeG family HAD IIIA-type phosphatase, with the protein MLREFKPTWMIKSVYSIEPQQLKQQGIRAVFTDLDNTLIAWNNPDGTPELKSWMQALEDAKIPLIVISNNNYKRVRRAVEPLALPFISRALKPLGFGIKRAAKKLGLQPHEVVMVGDQLLTDMVAANQAGVYSILVRPLIATDAWNTRINRFFEQYVMKQLVAQYPMLKWQEELND; encoded by the coding sequence ATGCTGAGGGAATTTAAACCAACGTGGATGATCAAATCGGTCTATTCCATCGAACCACAACAATTAAAACAACAGGGAATTCGTGCTGTATTTACGGATTTAGATAATACTTTGATTGCTTGGAATAATCCTGATGGCACACCTGAGCTAAAAAGTTGGATGCAAGCACTGGAAGATGCTAAAATTCCACTGATTGTGATTTCTAACAACAATTATAAAAGAGTAAGACGAGCGGTGGAACCATTAGCATTACCTTTTATTTCTCGTGCCCTAAAGCCACTTGGTTTTGGTATTAAGCGAGCAGCTAAAAAGCTAGGCCTCCAGCCACATGAAGTGGTGATGGTTGGGGATCAATTATTGACTGATATGGTTGCTGCAAATCAAGCCGGTGTTTACAGTATTTTAGTACGACCATTAATTGCAACAGATGCTTGGAATACGCGAATTAACCGTTTTTTTGAGCAATATGTGATGAAACAATTGGTGGCACAATATCCGATGTTAAAATGGCAGGAGGAACTGAATGACTGA
- the rpmI gene encoding 50S ribosomal protein L35 translates to MPKMKTNRAAAKRFKRTANGGLKSANAYTSHRFHGKTKKQRRQLRGLSMLNKTNIKRYKKLLNVK, encoded by the coding sequence ATGCCAAAAATGAAGACAAACCGTGCTGCTGCAAAGCGTTTTAAGAGAACTGCAAATGGTGGCCTTAAAAGTGCTAATGCCTATACTAGTCACCGTTTCCATGGTAAGACAAAGAAACAACGTCGCCAATTACGTGGACTAAGCATGTTAAACAAGACTAACATCAAGCGTTACAAGAAATTATTAAACGTTAAATAA